A stretch of Pelecanus crispus isolate bPelCri1 chromosome 3, bPelCri1.pri, whole genome shotgun sequence DNA encodes these proteins:
- the CMPK2 gene encoding UMP-CMP kinase 2, mitochondrial yields MLRRCPPGPPGPQPLRRALPLAAPAVRRRLRECAARIPEAGAVLDLLEKCPEHQEKGGFPVVVFEGLDATGKTTVTQSVKETLNGILLRSPPACISQWRTIFDDEPAPIKRAFYAAGNYILASEIAKASTQAPVIIDRYWHSTAAYTIATEINGKVQDLPPVHDEVYQWPEDLLKPDLVLLLTVDPEERVRRLQCRGLEKTKEEAELEANSLFRQRVEESYRRMVNPACQEVDASPSREEVLKTVLQLIKKHCAL; encoded by the exons ATGCTGCGGCgctgccccccggggccgccgggcccccagcccctccgccgCGCCCTGCCGCTCGCCGCCCCCGCCGTCCGCCGCCGCCTGCGGGAG TGCGCGGCGCGGATCCCGGAGGCTGGAGCAGTACTCGACCTGCTGGAGAAATGTCCCGAGCACCAGGAGAAGGGAGGCTTTCCCGTCGTGGTCTTTGAAGGGCTGGATGCCACAG GCAAAACCACGGTAACCCAGTCTGTTAAGGAAACCCTGAATGGCATTCTGCTAAGGTCTCCCCCAGCTTGCATCAGCCAATGGAGGACAATATTTGATGATGAGCCAGCACCCATTAAAAGAGCATTTTATGCTGCGGGCAACTACATTCTTGCTTCGGAAATAGCAAAAGCATCCACTCAGGCACCTGTGATCATAGACAG ATactggcacagcacagctgcctACACAAttgccactgaaataaatgggaaaGTCCAGGATCTTCCACCAGTTCATGATGAGGTGTACCAGTGGCCTGAGGATCTGCTTAAACCTGATCTTGTTCTTCTTCTGACTGTTGACCCTGAGGAGCGGGTCCGGAGACTTCAGTGTCGGGGGctggagaaaacaaaggagGAAGCTGAGCTAGAAGCTAACAGCTTGTTTCGCCAAAG AGTTGAAGAGTCATACAGAAGGATGGTGAATCCTGCATGCCAGGAGGTCGATGCCAGCCCCTCCAGGGAAGAGGTTCTCAAGACAGTGCTACAGCTAATTAAAAAACACTGTGCTTTGTGA
- the RSAD2 gene encoding S-adenosylmethionine-dependent nucleotide dehydratase RSAD2, whose amino-acid sequence MQLGVLGRLPLALVLAVLAGLRRRLGALCWSLAHLSLSLPLPLPGWRRVSVPSPAAPVGRRREREWEWDDASPTPTSVNYHFTRQCNYKCGFCFHTAKTSFVLPLEEAKRGLAMLKEAGMEKINFSGGEPFLQDRGEFVGKLVQFCKQELKLPSVSIVSNGSLIRERWFQKYGEYLDILAISCDSFDENVNVLIGRGQGKKNHVENLHKLRQWCREYAVAFKINSVINRFNVEEDMNEQIKALNPVRWKVFQCLLIEGENSGEDALREAERFVISDEDFEKFLHRHKDVSCLVPESNQKMRDSYLILDEYMRFLNCRNGRKEPSKSILDVGVEAAIKFSGFDEKMFLKRGGKYVWSKADMKLDW is encoded by the exons atGCAGCTGGGCGTGCTGGGCCGGCTGCCGCTGGCGCTGGTGCTGGCGGTGCTGGCGGGGCTGCGGAGGCGGCTGGGCGCGCTGTGCTGGAGCCTGGCgcatctctccctctccctgcccctgcccctgcccggctgGCGGCGGGTCTCggtccccagccccgccgccccggtgggccgccggcgggagcgggagtGGGAGTGGGACGACGCGTCCCCGACGCCCACCAGCGTCAATTACCACTTCACCCGGCAGTGCAACTACAAGTGCGGCTTCTGCTTCCACACGGCCAAGACCTCCTTCGTGCTGCCCCTGGAGGAGGCCAAGCGGGGGCTGGCGATGCTGAAGGAGGCGG gaatggagaaaataaatttctcgGGAGGCGAACCGTTTCTTCAGGACAGAGGCGAGTTTGTAGGCAAACTGGTCCAGTTCTGCAAGCAGGAGTTGAAGCTGCCAAGCGTCAGCATTGTTAGCAACGGCAGCCTGATCAGAGAGCGGTGGTTCCAGAAGTACG GTGAATATTTAGACATTCTGGCCATTTCATGTGATAGTTTTGACGAGAATGTCAACGTTTTAATTGGCCGTGGTCAAGGAAAGAAGAACCATGTGGAAAATCTGCATAAACTGCGACAGTGGTGCCGAGAGTATGCtgttgctttcaaaataaattcagtgatCAACAGATTTAATGTTGAGGAAGATATGAACGAGCAGATCAAGGCACTCAACCCTGTGCGCTGGAAG GTATTCCAGTGCCTGCTCATCGAAGGGGAGAACAGTGGTGAGGATGCCctgagagaagcagagagattTGTTATCAGTGATGAAGACTTTGAAAAATTCCTGCATCGTCACAAAGATGTCTCCTGTTTGGTACCGGAATCTAATCAGAAG ATGAGGGACTCATACCTCATTCTGGATGAATAC ATGCGTTTTCTAAACTGTAGAAATGGACGGAAAGAGCCTTCCAAGTCTATCCTAGATGTTGGCGTAGAAGCAGCTATAAAATTCAGTGGATTTGATGAGAAGATGTTCctaaaaagaggaggaaagtaTGTGTGGAGTAAAGCAGACATGAAACTGGACTGGTAA